In Macadamia integrifolia cultivar HAES 741 chromosome 1, SCU_Mint_v3, whole genome shotgun sequence, a single window of DNA contains:
- the LOC122076873 gene encoding cytosolic sulfotransferase 12-like yields the protein MSSPHVTDLPKFLQEEGLTQECKTLLSSLPRNKGWIVNLFQYQGFWYTSRQLQGVLTCQHHFQANSDDLLLITTPKSGTTWLKAITFAVINRNRYSSSDHPLLTTNPHELVPFLELKLFVDNQIPDLTSFASPRLFSTHIPYVSLPESVKKQGCKMVFLCRDPRDMFISNWHFTNKLRPQTMGTLLLEEAFESFCKGVCVYGPIWDHILEYWKQSLERPEKVYFLKFEEMKAEPSVQLKRLAEFFGCPISEEEEKEGVVEEILKLCSFDHLSNLDVNKTGKLPSRVENSMFFRKGEVGDWVNHFTPEMVKEFERIMEVKFHGSGLQF from the coding sequence ATGTCAAGCCCTCATGTCACTGATCTCCCCAAATTTTTGCAAGAAGAGGGACTGACCCAAGAGTGCAAAaccctcctctcctctctccctagAAACAAAGGATGGATTGTTAATCTCTTCCAGTACCAAGGCTTCTGGTACACATCAAGGCAACTCCAGGGAGTTCTCACTTGCCAACATCACTTCCAAGCTAACTCAGACGATCTCCTTCTCATCACCACTCCCAAATCCGGCACCACTTGGCTTAAGGCCATCACCTTCGCCGTCATCAATCGCAATCGTTACTCCTCATCCGACCACCCACTTCTCACAACCAACCCACATGAGCTTGTTCCTTTCTTAGAACTCAAGCTCTTTGTTGACAACCAAATTCCTGACCTCACCTCCTTTGCGTCTCCCAGGCTTTTCTCCACACATATACCATATGTATCCCTCCCTGAATCTGTAAAGAAACAAGgttgcaaaatggtttttctCTGTAGAGACCCAAGAGATATGTTTATCTCAAATTGGCACTTCACAAACAAGCTGAGGCCCCAAACGATGGGGACCCTTTTATTGGAAGAGGCGTTTGAGAGTTTCTGTAAGGGTGTGTGTGTCTATGGGCCCATCTGGGATCACATCTTAGAGTACTGGAAACAAAGCCTGGAGAGACCTGAAAAGGTGTATTTCTTGAAGTTTGAGGAGATGAAGGCTGAGCCAAGTGTTCAGTTGAAAAGGTTGGCAGAGTTCTTTGGATGTCCAATttcagaggaagaggaaaaagaaggggTAGTAGAGGAGATATTGAAGCTGTGTAGTTTTGATCATTTGAGCAACCTGGATGTGAACAAGACTGGGAAGTTGCCTTCTAGAGTAGAAAACAGCATGTTCTTTAGGAAGGGTGAGGTGGGAGATTGGGTGAATCATTTTACGCCTGAGATGGTAAAGGAGTTTGAACGAATCATGGAGGTGAAGTTCCATGGATCTGGTTTACAGTTTTAG
- the LOC122076576 gene encoding uncharacterized TPR repeat-containing protein At1g05150-like translates to MAIGQYYNLLTDSLQSFQRAVDLSPIDVRVQFKVGYCLYLLGRSNEAKLSYMLGLELAAETNSNRWLGLLPKLHIQLGIVLKGEGMLFCACEHYCEALVLCPTNDRAFWLLGTALLQLGEYRSAEKALEEAVFLKPGFADAHYDLGSALHELGEDERAVLEFQRTIDLNPNHLDALYELGCLFQDMGRYHRAAEMYERIMGPQQDDRLGCIT, encoded by the coding sequence ATGGCGATTGGACAGTATTATAATCTTCTTACAGATTCTCTTCAGAGCTTCCAGCGCGCGGTAGATTTGAGCCCTATTGATGTTCGGGTGCAATTCAAGGTAGGCTACTGTTTATACTTGTTAGGGAGGTCAAATGAGGCTAAGCTTAGTTATATGTTGGGTCTGGAGTTGGCAGCTGAGACCAATTCGAACAGATGGTTGGGACTGTTACCAAAGCTACACATACAATTGGGGATTGTTTTGAAAGGAGAAGGGATGTTGTTCTGTGCATGTGAGCATTATTGTGAGGCCTTGGTTCTGTGTCCAACAAATGATCGGGCTTTTTGGCTCTTGGGGACTGCGTTGCTTCAACTAGGGGAGTATAGGTCAGCAGAGAAAGCATTAGAGGAGGCAGTGTTCTTGAAACCGGGATTTGCAGATGCCCATTATGATCTTGGATCGGCTCTTCATGAATTGGGGGAGGATGAGAGAGCAGTTTTGGAGTTTCAGAGGACCATTGATCTAAATCCCAACCATTTGGATGCTCTGTACGAGCTTGGTTGCTTGTTTCAGGACATGGGTCGGTATCATAGGGCTGCAGAGATGTATGAGAGAATTATGGGGCCTCAGCAAGATGACAGACTTGGCTGCATTACCTGA